One segment of Drosophila mauritiana strain mau12 chromosome 3R, ASM438214v1, whole genome shotgun sequence DNA contains the following:
- the LOC117144343 gene encoding V-type proton ATPase subunit e 1 — translation MDKHVAFVVITVFWLLFAIIGFLVSYRYEERGLIRCCVILTAVCCYLAWMVTFVMQLNPLTGPRAKQKIVLGMITYWPRSIIHDEKDP, via the coding sequence ATGGATAAGCACGTGGCATTCGTGGTCATCACCGTGTTCTGGCTGCTATTCGCCATCATTGGGTTCCTGGTGTCCTACCGATACGAGGAGCGTGGTCTCATCCGGTGCTGTGTGATCCTCACGGCAGTGTGCTGCTACTTGGCCTGGATGGTAACCTTTGTGATGCAGTTGAATCCACTGACCGGACCGCGAGCCAAACAGAAGATTGTCCTAGGCATGATAACCTACTGGCCCAGGTCCATTATCCATGATGAAAAGGACCCCTAG
- the LOC117143887 gene encoding uncharacterized protein LOC117143887 translates to MTGSVHDPKWSLERRESSGHLVWRKDSPESKVRFRLDVEVLEFERHPHEELEDKEDHFSMTNLSATVAMCATCVAVVAVSVFLPWYLMEKVGSL, encoded by the exons ATGACTGGATCAG TCCACGATCCGAAATGGAGCCTGGAGCGCCGCGAGTCCTCTGGCCATTTGGTGTGGCGCAAGGACTCTCCGGAGTCGAAAGTCCGTTTTCGCTTGGACGTCGAGGTCCTGGAGTTCGAGAGGCATCCTCATGAGGAGCTGGAGGACAAAGAGGATCACTTCTCGATGACCAATCTCTCGGCGACAGTGGCCATGTGCGCCACCTGTGTGGCTGTGGTGGCCGTCTCCGTGTTCCTGCCCTGGTATTTAATGGAGAAAGTGGGATCGCTTTAA
- the LOC117145247 gene encoding adenosylhomocysteinase-like 2, protein MAKMPETTFADLSLADKTAVKKSSIEARRFSDVSTCSFSSTCFTGSSDEEDVSPKDNHQRNSSGGTDFCVKSISKSAFGRREIEIAESEMPGIMTLRKRAKDEKPLKGANIVGCTHVNAQSAVLIETLVQLGATVRWAACNIYSTQNAVAAALAEAGIPIFAWRGETEEEFWWCLDRAIHSDGWQPNLILDDGGDATHLMLKKYPDYFKAIRGIVEESVTGVHRLYMLSKGGKLTVPAINVNDSVTKNKFDTFYTCRDSILDSLKRTTDIMFGGKQVVICGYGDVGKGCAQSLKGQGCIVYVTEVDPICALQAAMDGFRVVRLNEVIRTVDVVVTATGNKNVITRDHMNRMKNGCILCNMGHSCSEIDVNGLHTPELTWERVRSQVDHIRWPDGRMIILLAEGRLVNLSCSTISSFVVSVASSTQALALIELFSAPGRYKSDVYLLPKKMDEYVASLHLATFDAHLTELTDEQSKFMGLNKAGPFKANYYRY, encoded by the exons ATGGCCAAAATGCCTGAGACAACGTTTGCCGACCTGAGTCTGGCTGATAAG ACTGCTGTGAAGAAGTCAAGCATTGAAGCTCGGCGGTTTTCTGATGTGTCCACCTGCTCATTCAGTTCCA CCTGTTTCACCGGAAGCTCCGACGAGGAAGACGTCTCCCCGAAGGACAACCATCAACGAAACTCCTCCGGAGGCACCGACTTTTGCGTGAAGAGCATCTCGAAGAGCGCATTTGGAAGGCGGGAAATCGAGATCGCCGAGTCGGAGATGCCGGGCATCATGACGCTGAGGAAGAGGGCGAAGGATGAGAAGCCCCTGAAGGGTGCCAATATCGTCGGATGCACCCACGTCAATGCTCAGTCGGCAGTGCTGATCGAGACCCTCGTCCAACTGGGCGCCACAGTTCGCTGGGCTGCCTGCAACATTTATTCCACACAAAACGCAGTTGCCGCCGCTCTGGCAGAGGCGGGAATTCCGATCTTCGCCTGGCGCGGAGAGACGGAGGAGGAGTTCTGGTGGTGCTTGGACAGGGCCATCCACTCCGACGGCTGGCAGCCAAACCTTATCCTGGACGATGGCGGCGATGCCACGCACCTTATGCTCAAGAAGTATCCCGACTACTTCAAGGCCATTCGGGGCATCGTGGAGGAAAGTGTGACCGGGGTGCACCGGCTGTACATGCTGTCAAAGGGCGGAAAACTTACTGTTCCGGCCATCAACGTTAACGACTCAGTGACCAAGAACAAGTTTGATACTTTCTACACGTGTCGTGACTCCATCCTGGACAG TCTGAAACGCACCACGGATATAATGTTTGGCGGAAAGCAGGTGGTGATCTGCGGGTACGGAGATGTGGGAAAGGGCTGTGCCCAGTCCCTAAAGGGCCAAGGATGCATTGTTTATGTTACGGAGGTGGATCCCATATGTGCTCTACAAGCTGCCATGGATGGATTCCGGGTGGTACGGCTCAATGAGGTCATCAGGACCGTGGATGTGGTGGTCACGGCAACGGGAAACAAAAATGTGATCACCAGGGATCACATGAATCGCATGAAGAATGGTTGTATCCTCTGCAATATGGGACATTCCTGCTCGGAGATTGATGTG AATGGCTTGCATACCCCGGAGCTAACGTGGGAGCGTGTCCGTTCCCAAGTGGACCACATCAGGTGGCCGGACGGCAGGATGATCATTTTGCTGGCCGAGGGAAGACTGGTGAATCTGTCATGCtccaccatttcctcctttgTCGTATCCGTGGCCTCGTCCACCCAGGCTTTGGCCCTGATTGAACTCTTCTCAGCGCCAGGAAGATATAAGTCGGATGTCTACCTGTTGCCCAAGAAAATGG ATGAATACGTGGCCAGCTTGCATCTCGCCACCTTCGATGCTCATCTCACGGAGCTCACGGATGAGCAGTCCAAGTTTATGGGCTTAAACAAGGCCGGGCCTTTTAAAGCCAATTACTACAG ATATTAA
- the LOC117143531 gene encoding cytospin-B gives MGSILKEIVCQIKEIQSDLKNDTHVCPTSGEWSRKEVRKMKICLGKIILFTRSLRETFAENQESGDEGESLKALVLLRCTRYIKRLSMVMTLLETEEGLNKVNKTLFQLDVDTILFELECIVKEALKSLSVPQFPIPPYQEPSCSTSETLVEDSHICELNKLRLKLRNAEKNKELEIMGQNLIIMQQKTLVLQASKNQKAAEQRLAEEQDRIKALEECLSNYKLQLKNVTEQHQKLKKASNQLIRESNQIRPQKSWNVLVGRRKGRISTRTNFVWKSLKLDQSERETLMELKKRLSEEKEIKLRAKTEMRKIRKDMDELCLGKGDLKLKFGLQNEGESYARKDTLDVINKSLRALFQYNRLKFPDCNFKLSRLMKCLYGNIITIRERWIRKISSAVEPKPSCLKSNTRSLPEPPKKVSFSTDLFWDKIYKPCTQITPVIPNTSLIAVLPKNEPISLQLSTESLVPQKVAPRPTTTVPWPKYLGKTFGDRRLSLLRWCQERVKPYGIPMYEFCASWISGRALCAIMHSYLPDLVDETYLVNKKPQEVLAYGIKMAKSIGVSDSVDLFRELRQGRPNLEKIVDFVEELQGRLDLYNTNI, from the exons ATGGGTTCAATATTAAAGGAGATTGTATGCCAGATAAAAGAAATACAGTCCGATTTGAAGAATGACACCCATGTATGTCCGACTAGCGGGGAATGGAGCCGCAAAGAAGTTCGCAAAATGAAGATCTGCTTGGGAAAGATAATTCTTTTCACAAGGTCCTTGAGGGAGACATTTGCGGAAAACCAAGAGTCCGGGGATGAAGGCGAATCCTTGAAGGCTTTAGTTCTGTTGCGAT GTACTCGATATATTAAGCGCTTGTCTATGGTAATGACACTACTTGAGACTGAAGAAGGCTTAAATAAAGTGAATAAAACGCTCTTTCAACTGGACGTTGATACCATTCTTTTTGAACTGGAGTGTATTGTCAAGGAGGCCTTGAAGTCTCTTTCAGTGCCGCAATTCCCAATTCCCCCATACCAAGAGCCATCTTGTAGTACCTCAGAAACTTTAGTAGAAGATAGTCACATTTGTGAGTTAAATAAATTGCGGCTAAAGTTGAGAAATGCAGAGAAAAATAAGGAACTAGAAATAATGGGCCAGAATTTAATTATAATGCAGCAGAAAACTTTGGTCCTTCAGGCCAGTAAAAATCAAAAAGCAGCGGAACAAAGACTAGCTGAGGAGCAGGATCGCATCAAGGCACTTGAAGAATGTCTATCTAACTACAAGTTGCAGTTGAAGAACGTCACCGAACAGCATCAGAAATTGAAGAAAGCCAGCAATCAATTAATTAGGGAGAGCAATCAGATTAGGCCACAGAAAAGTTGGAATGTGCTGGTGGGGCGGAGAAAAGGAAGAATATCGACTAGGACCAATTTCGTATGGAAGTCGCTTAAGCTAGATCAATCGGAACGGGAAACTCTTATGGAACTAAAGAAGCGCCTTAGCGAGGAAAAAGAAATTAAGTTGAGAGCCAAGACCGAAATGCGTAAAATCAGAAAGGACATGGACGAGCTGTGTCTTGGTAAAGGAGACTTAAAGCTTAAATTTGGATTACAAAATGAGGGTGAATCATATGCCAGAAAGGATACTTTGGATGTCATTAATAAGTCCTTGCGCGCACTTTTCCAATACAACAGGCTTAAATTTCCGGACTGCAACTTCAAATTGAGCCGCCTAATGAAATGTCTTTATGGCAACATAATTACGATCCGAGAAAGATGGATCCGAAAAATTAGCAGTGCAGTGGAACCAAAACCAAGCTGTTTAAAAAGTAATACTCGCTCATTACCAGAGCCCCCAAAGAAAGTTTCTTTCTCAACCGACTTATTTTGGGACAAGATATACAAGCCCTGCACCCAAATAACACCTGTTATTCCCAATACGAGTTTGATCGCGGTTCTGCCGAAGAATGAGCCAATATCGCTACAGCTATCCACTGAGTCTTTAGTTCCACAGAAAGTGGCTCCCCGCCCCACCACTACAGTACCGTGGCCGAAGTACCTGGGAAAAACATTCGGAGATCGACGCCTGAGCCTGCTCCGCTGGTGCCAAGAGAGGGTTAAGCCGTACGGAATTCCAATGTACGAGTTTTGTGCCTCATGGATTAGTGGCCGTGCTCTGTGCGCCATCATGCACTCCTATCTTCCCGACCTCGTTGACGAAACATACCTCGTCAATAAGAAACCCCAAGAAGTCTTAGCATATGGTATTAAAATGGCCAAATCAATTGGTGTTTCTGATTCCGTCGACCTATTTAGGGAGCTCCGCCAGGGGCGTCCCAACTTAGAGAAGATCGTCGATTTCGTAGAGGAGCTGCAAGGCCGTCTTGATttgtataatacaaatatatga